The genomic window TCCATCTTTGGTTTACATCGTCCCAATGCAATGTAGGCCCTTCTAACCGAATCTTGGTCATTAACATCATAGCTTGAGATAGGAGTCCTCAACCCAGGATCAGGCACGATGTCATAAATATCATCATCACTGTCCTCATCTATAGAATCAGATCCATCTACAGTCAAAgattcatcatcatcttctgctaTTGGGGACTCTGTGTTAGGAGCTCTCTCAGGTTCAGGTGGTATTGTGTGTGTCTCACTGCCACTTTGCCCTTGGAACATTACCAACTGCAGCTGACTTTCATTGGAAGATGGTGTAGCACTTGTTGgttcagatttttttcttttttgcagcaACTCCTTCCAAGAAAGATCTCAAATCAGTAgtattcttcctcttcatgttttACACCTGAGAAGTAAAATTGTTCAAGTTTTAGAATACTACTCGTTATACATATTGCTTACTGTAACAAATTCAGAATTTATAAACATTCTCCCATCACAAACTTAAATGAAAAATTGCACATTCTCATGTCTAAACAATTCATAATTGGCTGCAAACTAGTCTTTACTTAACCAACAATTAAATAAGAAAGTGAAGTGGTGAAAATACCTACTTAGGACTTAGGAGCCGAACTATGCTCCTGAATCAACGGTGAGAAGAACCGTGCCTGTTGCTTACAAAATCAGAGTGACAGAACCTACAGAAGTAAAAAAAAAGGAGACATAACCTGTAAGATGAATTCAGTGGCACTTCAGGTTCAGAGATGAGACGATTCAGAAGTTGGCTGTTGCTTACAAAATCAGTGCTTGTGTATTTGAAACTGGATCAATGCAGTCTGTTGTGCTGTTGTCGATCAGAAAATTCAGAACTTAGACAGAAGGGATGCAGGCAGGGAGAGGAAGCGAGGGGTTCGTCGCTGCGGACCGGCGGCGCGCCGTGCGCACGCGCGCGAGGCGACGGCGGCAACAGCCCTGCCGGCTGCCCGGCGGTCGCTTGGCGCAGTGGTtgtggcggcggaccggcagttCCGCCAGTTCGTGTGGGATCTGCGGAGGCGGCTGTGGCGGAGCAGCGGAGGGGAGGTGCCGGTTCGTGATCGATCGAGTTTTTTTGGCGACGATGTATCCGTGCGATGCGCTTCTGGGCCAAGGTGTGGACTCGAGGAAAGGGTGGGCTACTGGGCCAGCCTATGTTTTGGGCTTATAAATGCTTAACAAGCACGTTGGCGTACCAGTTTCGTTTTTTCTTATACTGACACTGTATATATACTATATATACCATATTTTTTGCCAAAAACAATGGGTATTCAGATGCATACCCTTGAACTGAGGTGGGCCCGCCCCTGATCAGAATCAGAGTGTAGCTCAGCTGATTCTACTATACTCTACTCTAGGTGTGATTGTTCACTGAAATCGAATGAACGTCACCAATGGGGCTATTGTTGATGTAATTGGTGTCTGAATTATTAGTAGCATCAATATAAATTTAGTTTTAGTTATTACCACTGTTAATAGAAGATTTGTTTTACCTTCTCTGTGGATTTCTTCAGTACTGAGCAAACGGCCAACGATTGACTTATTAGTGACATTGATAAATTTCTGAAGAAGGCTACAATTCCAATCGACAATGCAAACGGAAATTCGTTCTCCGATGAAGCCCCCTGCTCCGCCGAGGAGCGGCCGATGCCGAGGAGAGGGACGGTCTCTTTCCCAAGGCACATTCATCAGCATCGAACAAGACGGTGTTAGAACCTTATATCAAGATTGAAAAATAAAACAGCCAACTGTAGATTTCTGAGATAAGAGCTACTCCCTTTGTTCCATATTACTCgttgctgatttagtacaactttgtactaaatcagcgacgagtaatatggaacggagggagtaataattttCTGCACATATTTAGCACGTGGTGCTGGAAGTCCTGGGGGTACAGTTAAAAGCCGAAGTTGTTGTAATAGTATGAAACTTTTGTTGTCCAGAAATTGAACGGTTTTGGAAGCTAGTTCCTTTTATCCACTTTCAGTTCCTCTTGAGTTTGAGCTCTTTGAGGCTTGCTTGGTTCATTGTTCCCTGTTGTGAAAAAAACAAACTCTGGAGAAAAATAAGCATAACTTTCATCGTATTTTCAGCGACATAAACCTGAGCGATTTTGAATCTGATTTGTTGCTCTGATAGAATTATCGACGTCCAAAATCCAGCTGCTGACAGAGAGTTCTTGTCCATCCAGCATGTTCAGGAGCTGTTGTTTGTGTTGAATCACTCATTTTTCAGAACAAACAAGAGAAATTTCCAGCTGGGGTATTTATTTCCTTTAATGCCACATGTGCAAGTTATGCATGATTAGGGCCTACATGGATAAATGGCTGATAGTGCAATGAAGGCCACCGTTTTCAGATGACAGCTCAGCTCATAGACAAGAGAATACTGGAGTTGAACAAATGATTTCTGCAATTTTAATACCATAAATAATACCAGTATATGTGCTCTGAGGCGTTCCACGTAGAATGTTTGCAGCAGAACCTAAGATAAATTGTACCGGTGTAGATAACTGTTGGTAAAAATGGCTTGCGATGAGTGTAGCTATTGACcgtcactttattttatttttcaagaGTAATTGACCGTCACTTTACAGCACAAAAATCTAAGATTCGGTGAGGAGCTAGTCAGCTAGCACATGCGAGGCAGAAGCTTCAATCAAACTGGAATAAGCATGAGAACACAACGACCAACCCACTGGGAAGTTTTCTTCCATTTTTCCTTCTCGAGTCGTCTACAATTTTAATATCACAGGTCACATACATGTTCgacacacaacaacaacaacaaaataaatcATGTGTATGCATAGGCCTGGCTAGCAACCCAAACAACTGACATTGAAGGCAGGCATTGGTGTCTCCTGAAGTTCAGTCTAGCCAGAAAGGTTCTGGCATCCGACATCTTCCTGACGAACTTCGTAAACCGGTTCCAGTTGTGTGACTCGAACAGGCTCTTGTTCATCCTGACATAGTTGAAGGAGAAAGACGCGCCCGAGGTGCCGCCCGAGTAGCGCCTCGAGCTTCTGACGACCTGGCTCAGCGACGCATCGTCCAGCCTCGCCGCGGAGTTCTCGCCGTTGAGAGGTAGGTTCCATACCTTAGCGGCAGCCATCAGTTGCCGGAGAGTGCCTTCGGGGCTGCTCTGAGGACCGCTTCTCTCCTCGTCCCTCAGGTCGAAACAGCCACAGCACAGGGCAGCTCTGTGTCGAGAGAACATTTGGGCGATGGGGAGATAGCCGTCTCTTAGCAATGTGTTGTAGTAGCCGGCTGTCAGCTCGGATGGGTGTGAACATGTGTAGTAGTGCCAGTGTATGCCGGAAACCTTCCCCGAGATGGTCACGCCGGTGCCAGAAAAGACGGCGTCAGCGACCGCGCATAACCTCTCTCCATGGAGAAGAAGCATTCCGGAATACCACTCGAGGAAAAATCGGCCATAAGGGGTATTCCAGCATCCTCCATCGGCACGGAAAAAGTTTGTCTCTTCAGGATTCTGCCACGTGCTATCTATGCCAGCTGGACCACCACTTCCCCACTCTTGAATCCCAAGAATCCGCGCATGAGCACCCAGTGATGCTTGCATGAACTGTCCAAGTACATCACAGCAAAGTGATCAGAAGTTCAGAACACTATCTTTTAATGCTACCCCTTCAGAAAAGCCATATGCTAGCGAAATAACGATAACAGAAAGCCATTTTTGTTAACCTAAGAAAATGCATGTGCAATTTTTTTTTTGATCTAGTTCAATAGTTCCTCAAAAACCAAACGAGGTAAGTAATTAGCATGTAGCCATTGCTTTGGCTTCAGATCATGAGCTTACAAACTGAAGCCGAGGGCAAAACGACACCTCAGTCTTGTGGTCTTGGCCCTGTTGATTGTTCAATAAACTAAAGCCATCATACACACAGGAGTCTGATATAAGCTGAAATGCGTACGAAGCGCATTTCAGCTTTAAGTTCGAACTCACGTATAAGTTTGCTCACTAACAAATTATAGTTGATTTAAACAGTAAGTGTATAAACCTGTGTCATACACTAGGGCTCGTACTTGCGAGAAATCATCATATACGCCCATAAAAAATGAATGTTTACCGAAAATGTAAAAACTTTCCATATCAAAGTGATAAGATCAGGGATCTTCTTTCACTGTATACCTTGTCATAACATTGAAATTCCCCAAGTTCAGATGAGCTGTCTGGCTGATTTAGCTTCTCGGTTGGGCATGATGGATACCTAAGCTCACCTCCTGGGCCCATTCCAACTTGAACTTCCTGAAAAGCAATAAATACAAGGGGCTTACAACCTCTTGCTGGTGTAAAATTAGCATGATACACTTAAATATAAAAGGAGAGCACAAACCGTCACTATGGCCCCAAGGTACTCCTTGAAATTGTCGCGGAAGCTCCTCATGAAGTCAGCATAAGCTTGCATAGGTGATCTTCCCTTCAGAAGTGGAAGAATGTCACATCCCAATGAGATGTATTCCTTGTTTCTCTGTTTATATCTATCAGTATATGACAAGTCTGGCATCTTCTCCATCTCCTCAAGCACCCATTGTGGAAGAGGGACCCTGTAGTAGGTATATTTTTTCAAAAACAGCAGAAACGGGAAATCTTGTGCATAAATGAAATTGTCAGCGTCTGCTCACTTGTCACTATGGCAGCAAAAAGAACGGTTGCATATTTCAAGATCAAAGGACTAAATTGAAAAAGCAATATAGTGAACGTCGCAAGGTGGAAAAATAATCAATTCATTTTACTGAGTGAATTCTGACACAATTACATGTGGCTTCGTATAATTGCTGACGCATTTAGCATGCTGGAAACCATATTTTTCTGCCACGTTTCACTAATTAAAGCAGTTGTGGAAAGGCATCACTAAATGTAACACCTTTTATTTTAACAGTTGATGTACAGCGGTCATACACCAAGTAACATCCAGTTCTACCATTTTGGAAGGCGTGTATCAATTTGGGATGGACCCACATTTTCGTATGACAACTTGGGCCAAGAATAATGCTGAATGGGTAAATGGCCCCTAAGAATTCTTCAGACGCTCACAGTTGTTATGAGGGAATGCTAGATGATTGTGATGCAGGGGGGCATATATAGTAAGACTTGACCATCAAAGGTAGCTCAAATGTAATGTACAAATCTCTTATTCAAATAGACAGGAAACGAGAGCTAGGATGGCTTTCAGTAATTCCTAGTGTAAGTAAAATAGATCCTCTGTCACCCATCATAATCATTGTTATTGTAGCAATCATTATCATCATTTTGGGCACGAAGATGAACTCATTTTGTTTTAAGATTTTAGTCACCTTGAGTGTAAATCTTTAAGTTTCATACTTCATTTTGCTCCTTTGTCACCATGCTGTGCAGACCGGTGGGAGCCCCAGGAGCAGCAGAGCTAGAAAATGAAGGAGCAGGAGCAGTCAATGGAGCAAAAGCAATCAAGGAAGATGATTAGGAAAGAGTCCAGAAGAGGACATACTAATATTTGAGTCCATGCATGCTCGGAGTCCATATTAGGGCGTTCTTGTATTAAGAGGCAAGTCAAGGTAATCTATGGACAGTGTTGTGTTGGACAGGGCGGACCTATGGAAGCTAGCAGGAACTGCTACTGCACGTGTGGCCTACCGACCAGTGGGGAGGTGTTTGGATTAGCTTACCATAATCTAGCCTTTCTTCTTTAGCTTAGTttgattttgttttttccttttgctAGCTTTCATCAGTTTTGCTTTGCTTTAAATTCTTTCTGGGGTCTGTGCTCCTTGTTTTTTGCTGGAGGATACCATCAGCGATTTGTAAATTCACACTTCCTTTACACTCCTTTTCTAATACACAATGACGAGAGTGAGAGTCAGGTCTACATTGTCCAGTACTGTAGTAGGCAAGAAATAAACTAATTCCCTATCCACCAATTGCTATTCACAATCCCTGCAGGCTCACTCTTCTACCTCAGTTCCACGAATCTAATTGCTGGCCACAACGCCTAGTCGTCAATGACAATCTTTTCCATCAGTGAATAATTCCTTAAATATTCGCAGCATCAGGGCACACAGTAATAAGTATCAGAGCTTGCAAACATGGCTTCCAAGGTGGACAAGCAGCAGGCAGATAAATAGATGGTGATTTGAGATTGGTTATAGCCTGCCAGTACATCAGGATCTTCAAAGTATGCCGGCAACTAGAGCTTTATTCCCAATGAGATACTTCGGCCTTCCCCTTTCGGTTTGGCAACTAAAGAAGGTGGACTTCCAATTCCTTGAAGACAGAGCGGCCGGAAAATTGGTCACTTGGGAGGGGTAAAACATTACTACCATTGGGCGCACGACCCTCGTCAAGTCCGTCATCACCTCTCAAGCAGTGTACTTCATCGCACCCCTCATCATCTCTCCGAGCACACTTCATAACCTCAACAAGCTTGAGAGGGCTTTTCTTTGGTCCAGCTCAGATAAGACGGCTGGCGCAAAGTGCAAGGTCAATTTGGAGGCTGTTTGCCGCGCGCGTGAGTATGGTGGCCTCGGAATACTCAACACCGACAAATTTGCTCATGCTTTGCGTTTGTGTTGGCATTGGTACAAATGTAAGGAGCCAAATAAGTTGTGGGTGGGGTTGAGAAACCCATGCGATGAGGATCCTGATTTCTTCCATGCTTCCACCACCGTCACCGTTGGAAATGGCGCGAAAACATCTTTTTGGGACTCCCCTTGGCTACTTGGGCGCAAACCCAAGGATATCGCATCCCTAATCTTCAAGGCGTCGAGGCGAAAAAATTGGAAAGTGCGTGAGGCCCTTAAGGGCAATGCTTGGATTCTAAAGATCAATTCCTCCGCCGTTGTCTCTGTTGACCACATCCGGGGGTTCTTGGATGCTTGTGCATGACTTCCACCTTGATAAGTAAACCAAAGACGACATCGTGTGGAAGCACTTGAATGATGGGATATACTCGTCGGCTAccgcttagagcatctacaaccagacaCCCCATATCTGCCCCAAACGCCTGGGCGGCCTGCCCAGATAGAAAAAAGCCACCCAACCGGCTGCCCCAAACGCACCCCAAACATCCGAGCAGACCGGCAACCCCCATATGCAGCCCATATGTGGGGCGGATATGGGGACGCCCGGACGCGGTCACAGGCACGTCCACCATGTCTGCCTAGCCACTCTAGCCACTCCACTCCACTCCGCCCCGCCCCCAAGCTCCTGTCTGGCGATCTCCGACATGGCGGGCAATGGTGGACGTCGACCGGTACTCATTGCATGTGGAGATGAGAAGGAGATGGCCGTCTGCATGGCTCTCCACCGCTCATGGGAGGAATGCGCCTGACCGCAGTCCAAGTCGATCCGGCGGGAGTCCATTGTGTCCGTGCAAATGGCGCTTAGATCCGCTGGGGCTGGTGGCTCGAGGCGCGTGACCACGGCCTCGCCGGACGTGGCGACCACAGTTGGCGGCGCAACCTTCGGTGTTGCCTCCTCCCCGCAGCTTCGGGCTTCGGGCTCCAAGTCGGAGGTCA from Triticum aestivum cultivar Chinese Spring chromosome 3B, IWGSC CS RefSeq v2.1, whole genome shotgun sequence includes these protein-coding regions:
- the LOC123069423 gene encoding beta-amylase 1, chloroplastic encodes the protein MAVITAPPPHPPLAVFAAAPCHGVRFCRAPLIRMAASSSSSSPSFSSSSSSSYGGGGGGAGGGGEIHYVSPPPPPSTPSGAPVYVTLPVDAVGAGGRVARRRAMAASLAALASAGVTGVAVELWWGVVERGGPREYDWAGYLDLAAMARRCGLRVRAILAFHQCGAGPQDSFWVPLPQWVLEEMEKMPDLSYTDRYKQRNKEYISLGCDILPLLKGRSPMQAYADFMRSFRDNFKEYLGAIVTEVQVGMGPGGELRYPSCPTEKLNQPDSSSELGEFQCYDKFMQASLGAHARILGIQEWGSGGPAGIDSTWQNPEETNFFRADGGCWNTPYGRFFLEWYSGMLLLHGERLCAVADAVFSGTGVTISGKVSGIHWHYYTCSHPSELTAGYYNTLLRDGYLPIAQMFSRHRAALCCGCFDLRDEERSGPQSSPEGTLRQLMAAAKVWNLPLNGENSAARLDDASLSQVVRSSRRYSGGTSGASFSFNYVRMNKSLFESHNWNRFTKFVRKMSDARTFLARLNFRRHQCLPSMSVVWVASQAYAYT